From a single Sander vitreus isolate 19-12246 chromosome 2, sanVit1, whole genome shotgun sequence genomic region:
- the vav1 gene encoding proto-oncogene vav isoform X6 has protein sequence MELWRQCAMWLIDCRVLPENHRVTWDGAQVCDLAQALRDGVLLCQLLNNLLPQAVNLREINLRPQMSQFLCLKNIRMFLAVCQEKFHLRKSELFEAFDLFDVRDFAKVIDTLSILSHSSIALQGRLQPFPLEGCTPDDEIYSGLSDKIDDTVDEDDDLYDCVEDEENEGDEIYEDLMRTEEQPETQQKAGVDKRECCLQEIRQTEEKYSDTLESILQHFMKPLQKFLKVPDIESIFINIEELAVTHRNMLEEVRSSILNYGAKNLYQVFLNYKEKLLLYGRYCSQVETATKHLDKLSNTREDIRMKLEECSNRANSRRFSLRDLLMVPMQRVLKYHLLLQELVKHTTDNTEKDNLRTALDAMRDLAQCVNEVKRDNEIIKQITTFQLSIENMTQSLALYGRPKIDGELKICSPEKKSKQDRYAFLFDKAMFICKKKSGETFELKDTIELQHYQIRDETSGEKDNKKWSHLFLLLDCYGRCGYDLFFKTRELKKKWLEQFEMALSNMCPDNSTANNHDFQMHCFEETTSCKACSMLLRGIFFQGYRCTRCKMAAHKECLGRVPACGRNSDHAGTTKKKTQRSSGPSSVGFPKMEGRNLTLGQMGWFPCQKVQPYVSQTTDLSGFNWFAGNMDRTAAKNLLLSRSDGTFLVRQKDGGEFAISIKFNMDIRHIKITSTEGLYRINEKKAFKGLVEMIQFYQQNSLKEYFKDVDTTLCTPYKQPEQQSNSPNNTPNPTPGGSVNSFGVVRARYDFSARDRSELSLREGDTIKILSKKGHNGWWRGEVYGRVGLFPANYVEEEYSEYC, from the exons ATGGAGTTGTGGCGGCAGTGTGCGATGTGGTTGATCGACTGTCGAGTTCTTCCTGAGAACCACCGGGTCACATGGGATGGCGCACAG GTGTGTGACCTGGCTCAGGCTCTGAGAGATGGCGTGCTGCTCTGCCAGTTGCTCAACAACCTGCTACCTCAGGCCGTCAACCTGAGAGAGATCAACCTGCGGCCACAGATGTCCcag ttcCTGTGCCTAAAGAATATCCGGATGTTTCTGGCAGTTTGTCAGGAGAAGTTTCATCTCAGAAAGAGTGAACTGTTTGAGGCCTTTGACCTGTTTGATGTACGAGACTTCGCAAAG GTCATAGACACTTTGTCCATCCTCTCTCATTCATCCATTGCTCTACAAGGAAGACTCCA GCCCTTTCCTTTGGAAGGATGCACTCCTGATGATGAGATCTACAGCGGCCTGTCTGACAAGATAGA TGACACCGTGGACGAGGATGATGACTTGTACGACTGTGTGGAGGACGAGGAGAACGAAGGAGATGAGATCTATGAAGACTTGATGAGGACGGAAGAACAACCTGAAACT cagcagaaggCCGGAGTAGACAAACGTGAGTGCTGCCTGCAGGAGATCAGACAGACGGAAGAGAAATACTCCGATACACTGGAATCTATATTACAG CACTTTATGAAGCCTCTTCAAAAGTTTCTCAAGGTTCCAGACATTGAGAGTATCTTTATCAACATAGAG GAATTGGCCGTCACCCATCGTAATATGCTGGAGGAGGTCCGGAGTTCCATCCTAAATTATGGAGCCAAGAACCTGTACCAGGTGTTTCTGAACTACAAGGAAaa GCTCTTACTGTACGGTCGCTACTGTAGTCAGGTGGAAACGGCGACAAAACACCTGGACAAGCTTTCAAATACGAGAGAGGACATCAGAATGAAACTGGAG gagtGTTCGAACAGAGCAAATAGTCGACGTTTTTCTCTCAGAGATTTACTCATGGTCCCTATGCAGAGGGTCCTCAAATATCACCTGCTATTACAG GAGCTGGTGAAGCACACCACTGACAATACAGAGAAAGACAACCTCCGCACAGCTCTTGATGCCATGAGA gacttGGCGCAGTGTGTGAACGAGGTGAAGCGAGACAACGAGATCATCAAACAGATCACCACCTTCCAGTTGTCCATAGAAAACATG ACTCAGTCTCTAGCTCTCTATGGTCGCCCCAAGATCGACGGAGAGCTAAAGATCTGCAGCCCGGAGAAAAAGTCCAAACAGGAcag GTATGCATTCCTCTTCGATAAGGCCATGTTTATCTGTAAAAAGAAGAGCGGAGAGACGTTTGAGCTTAAGGATACCATTGAACTACAGCACTACCAGATACGAGACGAAACCTCAGGAGAAAAGGACAATAAGAAG TGGTCCCATTTGTTCCTTCTGCTGGACTGCTATGGGAGGTGTGGATACGATTTATTCTTCAAAACCCGAGAACTGAAGAAGAAATGGCTGGAACAGTTTGAGATGGCTCT GTCGAATATGTGTCCAGATAACTCCACAGCCAACAACCACGACTTCCAGATGCACTGCTTCGAGGAAACCACTTCCTGCAAGGCCTGCTCGATGCTGTTAAG GGGGATATTTTTCCAGGGCTATCGCTGCACTCGCTGTAAAATGGCTGCACATAAAGAGTGTTTAGGCAGAGTCCCTGCCTGCGGACGAAACTCAG ATCATGCTGGTACAACGAAAAAG aAAACACAGAGGTCCTCCGGACCTTCCAGCGTTG GATTTCCTAAGATGGAG GGAAGGAACCTGACTCTTGGTCAAATGGGATGGTTCCCCTGCCAAAAAGTTCAGCCCTACGTCTCT CAGACCACTGACCTGTCGGGCTTCAACTG GTTCGCAGGGAACATGGACCGAACCGCTGCCAAAAACCTGTTATTGTCCCGGTCTGATGGAACTTTCCTCGTGCGGCAGAAAGATGGAGGAGAGTTTGCTATCAGCATCAA GTTCAACATGGACATCCGACACATTAAGATCACGTCCACTGAAGGCCTTTACCGCATCAACGAGAAGAAAGCCTTCAAGGGTTTAGTC GAGATGATTCAGTTTTACCAGCAGAACTCTTTGAAGGAATACTTCAAGGATGTGGACACCACGCTGTGTACGCCTTACAAACAGCCAGAACAACAGAGCAACTCGCCTAACAACACGCCAAACCCCACACCAG GAGGCAGCGTGAATAGTTTCGGCGTAGTGAGGGCCAGGTACGACTTCTCAGCCAGGGACCGCTCGGAGCTGTCGCTGCGGGAGGGAGACACCATCAAGATTCTCTCCAAGAAAGGTCACAACGGTTGGTGGAGAGGAGAGGTGTACGGCCGG GTGGGGTTATTTCCTGCCAACTATGTGGAGGAGGAATACTCTGAATACTGCTGA
- the vav1 gene encoding proto-oncogene vav isoform X4, with protein MELWRQCAMWLIDCRVLPENHRVTWDGAQVCDLAQALRDGVLLCQLLNNLLPQAVNLREINLRPQMSQFLCLKNIRMFLAVCQEKFHLRKSELFEAFDLFDVRDFAKVIDTLSILSHSSIALQGRLQPFPLEGCTPDDEIYSGLSDKIDDTVDEDDDLYDCVEDEENEGDEIYEDLMRTEEQPETQQKAGVDKRECCLQEIRQTEEKYSDTLESILQHFMKPLQKFLKVPDIESIFINIEELAVTHRNMLEEVRSSILNYGAKNLYQVFLNYKEKLLLYGRYCSQVETATKHLDKLSNTREDIRMKLEECSNRANSRRFSLRDLLMVPMQRVLKYHLLLQELVKHTTDNTEKDNLRTALDAMRDLAQCVNEVKRDNEIIKQITTFQLSIENMTQSLALYGRPKIDGELKICSPEKKSKQDRYAFLFDKAMFICKKKSGETFELKDTIELQHYQIRDETSGEKDNKKWSHLFLLLDCYGRCGYDLFFKTRELKKKWLEQFEMALSNMCPDNSTANNHDFQMHCFEETTSCKACSMLLRGIFFQGYRCTRCKMAAHKECLGRVPACGRNSDHAGTTKKKTQRSSGPSSVGFPKMEVCQEYYGLPPPPVGFGQPLHLSKGHIIELTRAGPELQWWEGRNLTLGQMGWFPCQKVQPYVSTTDLSGFNWFAGNMDRTAAKNLLLSRSDGTFLVRQKDGGEFAISIKFNMDIRHIKITSTEGLYRINEKKAFKGLVEMIQFYQQNSLKEYFKDVDTTLCTPYKQPEQQSNSPNNTPNPTPGGSVNSFGVVRARYDFSARDRSELSLREGDTIKILSKKGHNGWWRGEVYGRVGLFPANYVEEEYSEYC; from the exons ATGGAGTTGTGGCGGCAGTGTGCGATGTGGTTGATCGACTGTCGAGTTCTTCCTGAGAACCACCGGGTCACATGGGATGGCGCACAG GTGTGTGACCTGGCTCAGGCTCTGAGAGATGGCGTGCTGCTCTGCCAGTTGCTCAACAACCTGCTACCTCAGGCCGTCAACCTGAGAGAGATCAACCTGCGGCCACAGATGTCCcag ttcCTGTGCCTAAAGAATATCCGGATGTTTCTGGCAGTTTGTCAGGAGAAGTTTCATCTCAGAAAGAGTGAACTGTTTGAGGCCTTTGACCTGTTTGATGTACGAGACTTCGCAAAG GTCATAGACACTTTGTCCATCCTCTCTCATTCATCCATTGCTCTACAAGGAAGACTCCA GCCCTTTCCTTTGGAAGGATGCACTCCTGATGATGAGATCTACAGCGGCCTGTCTGACAAGATAGA TGACACCGTGGACGAGGATGATGACTTGTACGACTGTGTGGAGGACGAGGAGAACGAAGGAGATGAGATCTATGAAGACTTGATGAGGACGGAAGAACAACCTGAAACT cagcagaaggCCGGAGTAGACAAACGTGAGTGCTGCCTGCAGGAGATCAGACAGACGGAAGAGAAATACTCCGATACACTGGAATCTATATTACAG CACTTTATGAAGCCTCTTCAAAAGTTTCTCAAGGTTCCAGACATTGAGAGTATCTTTATCAACATAGAG GAATTGGCCGTCACCCATCGTAATATGCTGGAGGAGGTCCGGAGTTCCATCCTAAATTATGGAGCCAAGAACCTGTACCAGGTGTTTCTGAACTACAAGGAAaa GCTCTTACTGTACGGTCGCTACTGTAGTCAGGTGGAAACGGCGACAAAACACCTGGACAAGCTTTCAAATACGAGAGAGGACATCAGAATGAAACTGGAG gagtGTTCGAACAGAGCAAATAGTCGACGTTTTTCTCTCAGAGATTTACTCATGGTCCCTATGCAGAGGGTCCTCAAATATCACCTGCTATTACAG GAGCTGGTGAAGCACACCACTGACAATACAGAGAAAGACAACCTCCGCACAGCTCTTGATGCCATGAGA gacttGGCGCAGTGTGTGAACGAGGTGAAGCGAGACAACGAGATCATCAAACAGATCACCACCTTCCAGTTGTCCATAGAAAACATG ACTCAGTCTCTAGCTCTCTATGGTCGCCCCAAGATCGACGGAGAGCTAAAGATCTGCAGCCCGGAGAAAAAGTCCAAACAGGAcag GTATGCATTCCTCTTCGATAAGGCCATGTTTATCTGTAAAAAGAAGAGCGGAGAGACGTTTGAGCTTAAGGATACCATTGAACTACAGCACTACCAGATACGAGACGAAACCTCAGGAGAAAAGGACAATAAGAAG TGGTCCCATTTGTTCCTTCTGCTGGACTGCTATGGGAGGTGTGGATACGATTTATTCTTCAAAACCCGAGAACTGAAGAAGAAATGGCTGGAACAGTTTGAGATGGCTCT GTCGAATATGTGTCCAGATAACTCCACAGCCAACAACCACGACTTCCAGATGCACTGCTTCGAGGAAACCACTTCCTGCAAGGCCTGCTCGATGCTGTTAAG GGGGATATTTTTCCAGGGCTATCGCTGCACTCGCTGTAAAATGGCTGCACATAAAGAGTGTTTAGGCAGAGTCCCTGCCTGCGGACGAAACTCAG ATCATGCTGGTACAACGAAAAAG aAAACACAGAGGTCCTCCGGACCTTCCAGCGTTG GATTTCCTAAGATGGAGGTGTGTCAAGAGTATTATGGCTTGCCGCCGCCCCCTGTGGGTTTCGGCCAACCGCTTCACCTCTCCAAAGGTCACATCATTGAGCTGACCCGGGCCGGTCCTGAACTGCAATGGTGGGAG GGAAGGAACCTGACTCTTGGTCAAATGGGATGGTTCCCCTGCCAAAAAGTTCAGCCCTACGTCTCT ACCACTGACCTGTCGGGCTTCAACTG GTTCGCAGGGAACATGGACCGAACCGCTGCCAAAAACCTGTTATTGTCCCGGTCTGATGGAACTTTCCTCGTGCGGCAGAAAGATGGAGGAGAGTTTGCTATCAGCATCAA GTTCAACATGGACATCCGACACATTAAGATCACGTCCACTGAAGGCCTTTACCGCATCAACGAGAAGAAAGCCTTCAAGGGTTTAGTC GAGATGATTCAGTTTTACCAGCAGAACTCTTTGAAGGAATACTTCAAGGATGTGGACACCACGCTGTGTACGCCTTACAAACAGCCAGAACAACAGAGCAACTCGCCTAACAACACGCCAAACCCCACACCAG GAGGCAGCGTGAATAGTTTCGGCGTAGTGAGGGCCAGGTACGACTTCTCAGCCAGGGACCGCTCGGAGCTGTCGCTGCGGGAGGGAGACACCATCAAGATTCTCTCCAAGAAAGGTCACAACGGTTGGTGGAGAGGAGAGGTGTACGGCCGG GTGGGGTTATTTCCTGCCAACTATGTGGAGGAGGAATACTCTGAATACTGCTGA
- the vav1 gene encoding proto-oncogene vav isoform X3 yields MELWRQCAMWLIDCRVLPENHRVTWDGAQVCDLAQALRDGVLLCQLLNNLLPQAVNLREINLRPQMSQFLCLKNIRMFLAVCQEKFHLRKSELFEAFDLFDVRDFAKVIDTLSILSHSSIALQGRLQPFPLEGCTPDDEIYSGLSDKIDDTVDEDDDLYDCVEDEENEGDEIYEDLMRTEEQPETQQKAGVDKRECCLQEIRQTEEKYSDTLESILQHFMKPLQKFLKVPDIESIFINIEELAVTHRNMLEEVRSSILNYGAKNLYQVFLNYKEKLLLYGRYCSQVETATKHLDKLSNTREDIRMKLEECSNRANSRRFSLRDLLMVPMQRVLKYHLLLQELVKHTTDNTEKDNLRTALDAMRDLAQCVNEVKRDNEIIKQITTFQLSIENMTQSLALYGRPKIDGELKICSPEKKSKQDRYAFLFDKAMFICKKKSGETFELKDTIELQHYQIRDETSGEKDNKKWSHLFLLLDCYGRCGYDLFFKTRELKKKWLEQFEMALSNMCPDNSTANNHDFQMHCFEETTSCKACSMLLRGIFFQGYRCTRCKMAAHKECLGRVPACGRNSDHAGTTKKKTQRSSGPSSVGFPKMEVCQEYYGLPPPPVGFGQPLHLSKGHIIELTRAGPELQWWEGRNLTLGQMGWFPCQKVQPYVSQTTDLSGFNWFAGNMDRTAAKNLLLSRSDGTFLVRQKDGGEFAISIKFNMDIRHIKITSTEGLYRINEKKAFKGLVEMIQFYQQNSLKEYFKDVDTTLCTPYKQPEQQSNSPNNTPNPTPGGSVNSFGVVRARYDFSARDRSELSLREGDTIKILSKKGHNGWWRGEVYGRVGLFPANYVEEEYSEYC; encoded by the exons ATGGAGTTGTGGCGGCAGTGTGCGATGTGGTTGATCGACTGTCGAGTTCTTCCTGAGAACCACCGGGTCACATGGGATGGCGCACAG GTGTGTGACCTGGCTCAGGCTCTGAGAGATGGCGTGCTGCTCTGCCAGTTGCTCAACAACCTGCTACCTCAGGCCGTCAACCTGAGAGAGATCAACCTGCGGCCACAGATGTCCcag ttcCTGTGCCTAAAGAATATCCGGATGTTTCTGGCAGTTTGTCAGGAGAAGTTTCATCTCAGAAAGAGTGAACTGTTTGAGGCCTTTGACCTGTTTGATGTACGAGACTTCGCAAAG GTCATAGACACTTTGTCCATCCTCTCTCATTCATCCATTGCTCTACAAGGAAGACTCCA GCCCTTTCCTTTGGAAGGATGCACTCCTGATGATGAGATCTACAGCGGCCTGTCTGACAAGATAGA TGACACCGTGGACGAGGATGATGACTTGTACGACTGTGTGGAGGACGAGGAGAACGAAGGAGATGAGATCTATGAAGACTTGATGAGGACGGAAGAACAACCTGAAACT cagcagaaggCCGGAGTAGACAAACGTGAGTGCTGCCTGCAGGAGATCAGACAGACGGAAGAGAAATACTCCGATACACTGGAATCTATATTACAG CACTTTATGAAGCCTCTTCAAAAGTTTCTCAAGGTTCCAGACATTGAGAGTATCTTTATCAACATAGAG GAATTGGCCGTCACCCATCGTAATATGCTGGAGGAGGTCCGGAGTTCCATCCTAAATTATGGAGCCAAGAACCTGTACCAGGTGTTTCTGAACTACAAGGAAaa GCTCTTACTGTACGGTCGCTACTGTAGTCAGGTGGAAACGGCGACAAAACACCTGGACAAGCTTTCAAATACGAGAGAGGACATCAGAATGAAACTGGAG gagtGTTCGAACAGAGCAAATAGTCGACGTTTTTCTCTCAGAGATTTACTCATGGTCCCTATGCAGAGGGTCCTCAAATATCACCTGCTATTACAG GAGCTGGTGAAGCACACCACTGACAATACAGAGAAAGACAACCTCCGCACAGCTCTTGATGCCATGAGA gacttGGCGCAGTGTGTGAACGAGGTGAAGCGAGACAACGAGATCATCAAACAGATCACCACCTTCCAGTTGTCCATAGAAAACATG ACTCAGTCTCTAGCTCTCTATGGTCGCCCCAAGATCGACGGAGAGCTAAAGATCTGCAGCCCGGAGAAAAAGTCCAAACAGGAcag GTATGCATTCCTCTTCGATAAGGCCATGTTTATCTGTAAAAAGAAGAGCGGAGAGACGTTTGAGCTTAAGGATACCATTGAACTACAGCACTACCAGATACGAGACGAAACCTCAGGAGAAAAGGACAATAAGAAG TGGTCCCATTTGTTCCTTCTGCTGGACTGCTATGGGAGGTGTGGATACGATTTATTCTTCAAAACCCGAGAACTGAAGAAGAAATGGCTGGAACAGTTTGAGATGGCTCT GTCGAATATGTGTCCAGATAACTCCACAGCCAACAACCACGACTTCCAGATGCACTGCTTCGAGGAAACCACTTCCTGCAAGGCCTGCTCGATGCTGTTAAG GGGGATATTTTTCCAGGGCTATCGCTGCACTCGCTGTAAAATGGCTGCACATAAAGAGTGTTTAGGCAGAGTCCCTGCCTGCGGACGAAACTCAG ATCATGCTGGTACAACGAAAAAG aAAACACAGAGGTCCTCCGGACCTTCCAGCGTTG GATTTCCTAAGATGGAGGTGTGTCAAGAGTATTATGGCTTGCCGCCGCCCCCTGTGGGTTTCGGCCAACCGCTTCACCTCTCCAAAGGTCACATCATTGAGCTGACCCGGGCCGGTCCTGAACTGCAATGGTGGGAG GGAAGGAACCTGACTCTTGGTCAAATGGGATGGTTCCCCTGCCAAAAAGTTCAGCCCTACGTCTCT CAGACCACTGACCTGTCGGGCTTCAACTG GTTCGCAGGGAACATGGACCGAACCGCTGCCAAAAACCTGTTATTGTCCCGGTCTGATGGAACTTTCCTCGTGCGGCAGAAAGATGGAGGAGAGTTTGCTATCAGCATCAA GTTCAACATGGACATCCGACACATTAAGATCACGTCCACTGAAGGCCTTTACCGCATCAACGAGAAGAAAGCCTTCAAGGGTTTAGTC GAGATGATTCAGTTTTACCAGCAGAACTCTTTGAAGGAATACTTCAAGGATGTGGACACCACGCTGTGTACGCCTTACAAACAGCCAGAACAACAGAGCAACTCGCCTAACAACACGCCAAACCCCACACCAG GAGGCAGCGTGAATAGTTTCGGCGTAGTGAGGGCCAGGTACGACTTCTCAGCCAGGGACCGCTCGGAGCTGTCGCTGCGGGAGGGAGACACCATCAAGATTCTCTCCAAGAAAGGTCACAACGGTTGGTGGAGAGGAGAGGTGTACGGCCGG GTGGGGTTATTTCCTGCCAACTATGTGGAGGAGGAATACTCTGAATACTGCTGA